A window of Chlamydiales bacterium genomic DNA:
AGGCCAATTGTAGGCTCATCTAAAAAGAGAATTTTAGGTGAATGTAAAAGGGATGCTGCAATATCACAACGCATTCTTTGGCCAAGACTTAAAGTCCTTACAGGCACATGATAGAGTTTAGATAGCTCTAGTATGTCTGTAAGGTGTGAAAGTTTTTTCTTATATAGCGTATCTGGAATGCGGTAGATATGTTTTAGAAGGTTGAAAGATTCAATGACGGGTAAATCCCACCAAAGCTGTGTTCTTTGGCCAAAAACAACACCAATTTGAGCAACTGTTTCAATTCTATTTTTCCAAGGAATATGGCCCATGATGTATACATCACCACTTGTTGGAACAAGTATGCCAGACAAGATTTTAATTGTAGTGCTCTTACCAGCGCCGTTAGGACCAATATAACCTACAAGTTCACCCTCGTCGACATGAAAGGAGATGTGATCGAGTGCAGTTTTTGTAGTGTATTCTCTGGAAAATAGGCTCTTTATGCCTGTGCGCGCCCTTTTAAATTGCTGACATAAATTCGTGACAGTAATCATAA
This region includes:
- a CDS encoding ATP-binding cassette domain-containing protein, with the translated sequence MITVTNLCQQFKRARTGIKSLFSREYTTKTALDHISFHVDEGELVGYIGPNGAGKSTTIKILSGILVPTSGDVYIMGHIPWKNRIETVAQIGVVFGQRTQLWWDLPVIESFNLLKHIYRIPDTLYKKKLSHLTDILELSKLYHVPVRTLSLGQRMRCDIAASLLHSPKILFLDEPTIGLDVVSKFAVRECIQNLNKEMNVTVILTTHDMDDIEALCKRVIVLNEGKIFLDGTIDSLRNKMAPERYLIVDLAKPCDSIQSKHVKAVKQEGHRVWLSYDPTQISTPKLIQEVASNHDITDLYVENLPVEEMIAKLYRDINL